A region of the Clostridium estertheticum subsp. estertheticum genome:
TGATCAGGTAGACTTCTTAAGAATTCTTCACCTTTTTTAGAAGTTGAGACAGAAACTCCACTTATATTTCCTTGCTTGGCAAGTGAGACGGCTTGTTCTTTAGAAATTATTTCTCCATTTTCAAGTTCATATGCTGTTATTTCTCCTTGATTGTCTTTCGCCACTTTACTAATTACATGAGTTGAGCCTTCGCTTTTATTCATAATAA
Encoded here:
- a CDS encoding DUF3892 domain-containing protein, which translates into the protein MNKSEGSTHVISKVAKDNQGEITAYELENGEIISKEQAVSLAKQGNISGVSVSTSKKGEEFLRSLPDQNKANNLESLPIIDDNDIY